The following is a genomic window from Bacteroidia bacterium.
TAAACGACTCCTGCATTACACTTTTACCAAGAAGATTGTACAGCGTAATCTTCACCGGTTGATTTACCTTCACGGTAAAATTCACCATAATGCGATCCTTAGCCGGATTTGGCATAATGCGAAAATCTTCCGCAGCTTCCGCGCGTTGTGCAATGCCAACCTGGCCTGATCCCTTCGGCACTATACCGGCAGTTGTTGATTTACGCAACACATTGCCATTGCTGCGATTAACTTCGAGAATGCGCTGGTGCCTGGCCAAATAACCCTTTTCAGTTTCAGAATACCAGTAATAAATTTCCTGCACTCCGTCCGTATAAAATGGAGTAGTGCCGGTAGGATTCGTGCTGTCCGTATAGTTCCGGATAACTTTGATGCGAAGTACATCATAATAGTTACGATTGCCAGGCAGTCTCAGCGTGCCGTAACCATCGGCTTCCACTGTGGTTTCGCCTTTCCTTTCAGTGCTCATTCCCTGCGCAGTTGTATATGCTACTATATCTGTTGTGATCATATCCTGATATTCCATTGGGAATTCAGCAAGTTTCTCAGGCCTGCTATGCTGCATCAAAATGTTGATTCCGCCATCCTCATAGCCTTCGCCTAATGAGGTAAATCCACCACTATTGAGCAAATAATAACGGTAAACATCATCTTCTTCTATGGCTAAATCAGCAGCGTCAAAGTCATCCTCATAAGGGGTTCCGGTAATCACTGTGGCATCCATAAAGACCTTAGTCCCATTAAGGGTAATACCGCTCAGATCCCAGGTTTCGTTACTTCCGGCATTGCCTATTGAAAACGAAGTGGTATCCGCCATCTGCAGTGTAAAGGTATCTCCGGCAGCAGAGTAGTTGCTTTGAGTAATTTCCGGTGATTGCGCCTTAGCCGGCAGGCCTGCGATTAATAATGCACCAAATAAACTAAAGTAGTTTCTTTTCATAATATAATTTTTGAACTTTAAAAATGAGGCGGCAAAATTAACCTAATTTTTATTAGCCCAATGTGGAATATTAGTGACAAAAGAAAAGAGTTCCACGCCAGTACGACATTCGCTGTTCAATGTGTTCACTGATCACTCGTAAACTCTTTTATCCCGGGCACGTTCAGATAATTCATAAATTTATCACAGCGAAAATGGAAAGTACGGAAGAAGCTGTACTGCTGAAACCGAAGGTGGCGCGACAGCAATTGATTCGGTTTTTTGAAGAAGTAAGGCAGCAAACAGAAAGACTTTGCGAACCCCTTGAAAAAGAAGATTATATTCCACAACCCGTGGTGGATGTAAGTCCTCCCCGCTGGCACCTCGCCCATACTACCTGGTTTTTCGAAACCTTTCTGCTACAAGAATTCCAGCCGGATTACAAGCCTTTTCATCCAGCATATGCCTTTATCTTCAATTCCTACTACAATTCTTTTGGTGAAAAATGGGAACGGCACAAGCGCGGCCATCTCTCCAGGCCCACAGTTAAGGAAGTTTACAGCTACAGGGCAAAGATCAATGAGCGCATGATCCACCTGCTGGAGAATGCTGACGAACAGGATTGGGATGACATCAGGGAAATCACCCTTATCGGAACGCAACATGAGCAGCAACACCAGGAGTTGCTGGTAACCGACCTTAAATACATATTGGCTAAAAACCCGCTGCATCCTGTATATCAGAACATCTCTCCACCGGCACCCGCTTCGCAAATTATGCCTGAGTATGTTCTATATCCAGAAGGCATCTATGATATCGGATTTGAAGGAGACGGATTTGCCTGGGACAATGAACGCAAGAAACATAAGGTCTTCAGCCAGGGTTTTAAATTGCGTAATACGCTGGTTACCAATGGTGAATATCTGGAGTTTATGCACGATGGCGGATACGAAGATTTCCGGCATTGGCTGGGCGAAGGCTGGGACCTCGTAAACCTCCACGGATGGAAAGCCCCGGAATATTGGGAACAGATTGATGGCGAATGGCACGAAATGACGCTTCAGGGATTGCGAAAAGTAGATCCAAAAGTGCCCGTCACACACATCAGCTTTTATGAGGCAGAAGCCTTTTCAAGCTGGGCAGGCAAACGATTGCCCACAGAAGCCGAATGGGAAATTGCCGCCCGGAAAATAATGCCGACAGCTTCAGAAGGCCATTTTGCCGAAAATGGATTTCTGCATCCTGTTTCGCCTGCTGAAGATGAGCAGGCCGCCATTAAACAAATGCTGGGAAATAACTGGGAATGGACGCACAGCGCTTACCTCCCCTATCCTGGCTATTCACGCGCAGAGGGCGCAATTGGCGAATACAACGGCAAGTTCATGATAAACCAGATGGTGTTGCGCGGAGGCTCCTGCGCCACACCCCGCAGTCATATCCGTATCACTTACCGTAACTTCTTTCATCCTGACAAACGCTGGCAGTTTTCCGGAATTCGCCTGGCAGAAGACCTGTAAATAAATATAGATGACCCAAACCACCAAACCCCGATTCGAGATATTGGCGGACACTGATCCCACCCAGGAAAATACACGCTTCGAGGGTTTCCTCACCGATGTATTGTTGGGCCTGACCAGCGACACTAAGCGGCTTCACTCAAAGTATATCTACGATAATGAAGGGAGCAGGCTCTTCAGCCAAATCATGGAACTGGAGGAATATTACCCCACCCGCTGCGAAAAAGAGATCCTCGAAAACCATAAAGAATACTTTGCCGCCCTTGCTGCAGGCGAGCCTTTTAATCTGGTGGAACTCGGAGCGGGTGACGGCCGCAAAACCAAAATTTTGCTGAAGCATTTTCTGGAAAAGGATCTTGACTTCCAGTATATTCCCATTGATATCTCCGAAGAGGCAATTAAAGGTTTGCTGGCTCAATTTGCAGAAGCGTATCCGGGTTTGGAAATGAAAGGACTGGTGGCAGAATATTTCCGCGGGTTGCGGTGGCTAAAGAATAGTTCTGAAAGGCGCAATTTCGTATTGTTCATGGGCTCCAACATCGGCAACTTCAACCTGCCCCAGGCCGGAGATTTCCTCAGGAGCCTGTGGAACAGCCTTCATGATGGCGATCTGGTGGCCATTGGTTTCGACCTGCAAAAAGACCTTGATACTCTGCGCAGCGCCTATAATGACTCCAAAGGGGTGACGGCTCAGTTCAATCTGAACCTGCTAAAACGCATAAACCGCGAACTCGGTGGCGAATTCGATCTGGACAATTTCCGCTTTTACTCCACCTACAACCCGAATTCAGGCGCCATAGAGAGTTTTTTGATAAGCCTAAAAGAGCAGGAGGTGCATATTGCGGAGCTCGACAGAAGCTTTACCTTCCATAAATGGGAGCCGATACATACTGAATATTCCTTCAAGTATAACCTTCGTGGTGTTGAGCAACTTGCAGCCTCCGCAGGATTTAAGATTGAAAAACACCTGACGGATTCCCAGGGCTATTTCCTGAATTCGCTGTGGCGGGTGCGGAAGGACGTTTGATCCAATTTATTTTGTCCCCTGAGGAAATATGCTATTTGCCATGATCAGAGCTTCCTGTAGTGCATCCTGGTCTATACCCGTTTTTACTCCCTCTTCCTCTAAAAACTGGACGATGTTTTCCGTGGCAATATTTCCGGTCAGTTCGTCTTTGGCCATGGGGCAGCCGCCAAATCCTTTAAGTGCCCCATCAAATCGTTTGCATCCACCTTTGTAGGCGGCTTCTATCTTTTCATACCATTTGTCAGGGTGTGAATGAAAATGCGCCCCGATCTCCACATCAGGATAAAGATGATTGAGCGTAGAAAACAGGTACGAAATATCCTCCGGTTTCGCTGCGCCTATGGTATCAGAAAGGGATATGATCTTCAAATCAAAGCTCCGGAGCCGGTCTACCCACTCAGCCACACCCTCCACGCTCCACTCTTCATTATAGGGATTTCCAAAGCCCATTGAAATGTAGGTTACGAGGCTCCTTTCTTTTTTCAAACACAGATCCTTGATCGTGTCCAGGTCATTGAGCGCATCATCTATGGTTTTATTGGTATTGCGAAGCTGAAACATTTCAGAGATGGAAAACGGGTAGCCGATGGCATTGATCTCCTCATGGGAGAGTGCATCCTCAGCGCCTCTCACGTTGGCTACTATGGCCAGCAATTTTGTTTGGGTTGATGATAAATCCAGCTTTTCCAGCACTGCTGCCGTATCCTTGAGTTGTGGAATTGCCTTGACTGAAACAAAACTGCCGAAATCTATCGTGTCAAAGCCTACCTTTAGAAGCTGGTTAATGTAAGCCGCTTTCTTTGCTGTGGGAATAAATTCTTTAATACCTTGCATGGCATCACGGGGGCATTCAATAATCTTCATTTAGCTGAAATATTAGGTTTATCAATAGTTTCGCAATTTCCTAATAAAATTCTATTCCGTTAATTTTGCTTCCTTGCACTAGAGAGTGGCTTTTGTATTGGATAAATTAATATGATAATGTCAGAACAAGACTTGCCGAAAAAAGAAGAAACAAACACCGGGATGGAGCAGGCGTCCAATCCGGAAAATGGATCTTCTGAAATGACTGGCGGACAGGAAGAGGAAAGCAGGAAGATCAGTGATTCTCCTGAACCTGAAAGCACCGAAAATATTGCTTCCGGGGAAAGCCCTGCGAAATCCGAACCCGAAGCGGCCTCTTTGGATAATTCAAAAACTGAAGACGAGCATTCGGATGAATCCAAAGATGATGAGGCTACCCATCATGATGAACAGGAAGACACCGAAGATCAGCACGATAGCGAGGAGGATGACCAGGAGGAAGCTGATCTGGAAACAATGACTCCGGAAGAGTTGGTGGAATTTGTGGAAAAGGCATCTACAGGAGAAGACATTATCCGGCTGGCCGTGAGGGTAAGGCAAGCCCGCTCCCTTTTCGAGGAAATTGTGAACGAAGAACAAGCCGCGCAGTTGGCCAGTTTCCTTGAAGATGAAGAAAACCAGGCGGAGGATTTTGTTGCTACACCCAACCCGCTCAGGGAACGCATGAGCGTTGCCAGCCGCAACTACCGGAAACTCCGGAAGGAAAAAATAAATGAGCTGAACCGCCAAAAGGAGGAAAACCTGGAGCAAAAACAGGCCATCCTTGAAAAGCTTAAAGAGATCACTGAAAACCTCAGCAACGCCAATCATTATCACGACTTCCGCTCGCTGCAGGATCAATGGCGCAGTATAGGTCCCGTTCCCCGCACTGAATATGAAAACCTGAAGAAGCTGTATAATTTTCATGTTCATAAATTTTTCGATAACCTGTCGCTCTATTCTGAACTGAAGGAGCTGGACCGGAGAAAGAATATGGAGAGCAAGCAGGAGATCATCAGTAAGGTGGTTGCGCTCCGGGAATTGGATGACGCGCTGGAGGCAATGCATCAATTGCGAACGCTGCAAAAGGAATGGAAGCGTACAGGCCCGGTACCTGAAGATGACTTCAAATCCTTAAATGAAGCATACAAAGAAGCTGTAGATACCATATACCAGCGAAAAGAAAAGCATGACGAACAGTGGCAGGAACAGCGCGAACAAAACCTGGCTGCCAAACGCGAAGTGCTGGGAAAACTTCAGGAACTGGCCGCATTCCAGACCGAATCAACGGATCAGTGGCTGGAAAAGAATAAGGAGCTTTCATCCTGGATAGAGGAATGGAAAAAGATAGGTTCGGTACCTAAGGAAATCCGCAAAGAGTTGTCAGCAGAATTC
Proteins encoded in this region:
- a CDS encoding DUF349 domain-containing protein, with product MSEQDLPKKEETNTGMEQASNPENGSSEMTGGQEEESRKISDSPEPESTENIASGESPAKSEPEAASLDNSKTEDEHSDESKDDEATHHDEQEDTEDQHDSEEDDQEEADLETMTPEELVEFVEKASTGEDIIRLAVRVRQARSLFEEIVNEEQAAQLASFLEDEENQAEDFVATPNPLRERMSVASRNYRKLRKEKINELNRQKEENLEQKQAILEKLKEITENLSNANHYHDFRSLQDQWRSIGPVPRTEYENLKKLYNFHVHKFFDNLSLYSELKELDRRKNMESKQEIISKVVALRELDDALEAMHQLRTLQKEWKRTGPVPEDDFKSLNEAYKEAVDTIYQRKEKHDEQWQEQREQNLAAKREVLGKLQELAAFQTESTDQWLEKNKELSSWIEEWKKIGSVPKEIRKELSAEFREAVKQFNANKNNFFKERKKHLAEYLREKEVLCEKVEAILQEEGDISQHKREVIKLQDDWKKTKPVQRKYSQKIWNRFRKACDQYFQRLTEANQQQHAEQQENLKAKEAICEKLEELAANPPEDVKEAVKNYQEDFNQIGFVPFKVKSAIQERFQKAVRSLMLKGKFDKDLDPKLMSYALHLDNLVQDREAAGKLDNEIWKLNRDIKRIENDMVTLDNNLAFFSNSKNADKLKKDFEKKIQDYEEEIKTLKQKISMVRKRSSLV
- the egtD gene encoding L-histidine N(alpha)-methyltransferase yields the protein MTQTTKPRFEILADTDPTQENTRFEGFLTDVLLGLTSDTKRLHSKYIYDNEGSRLFSQIMELEEYYPTRCEKEILENHKEYFAALAAGEPFNLVELGAGDGRKTKILLKHFLEKDLDFQYIPIDISEEAIKGLLAQFAEAYPGLEMKGLVAEYFRGLRWLKNSSERRNFVLFMGSNIGNFNLPQAGDFLRSLWNSLHDGDLVAIGFDLQKDLDTLRSAYNDSKGVTAQFNLNLLKRINRELGGEFDLDNFRFYSTYNPNSGAIESFLISLKEQEVHIAELDRSFTFHKWEPIHTEYSFKYNLRGVEQLAASAGFKIEKHLTDSQGYFLNSLWRVRKDV
- the egtB gene encoding ergothioneine biosynthesis protein EgtB; the protein is MESTEEAVLLKPKVARQQLIRFFEEVRQQTERLCEPLEKEDYIPQPVVDVSPPRWHLAHTTWFFETFLLQEFQPDYKPFHPAYAFIFNSYYNSFGEKWERHKRGHLSRPTVKEVYSYRAKINERMIHLLENADEQDWDDIREITLIGTQHEQQHQELLVTDLKYILAKNPLHPVYQNISPPAPASQIMPEYVLYPEGIYDIGFEGDGFAWDNERKKHKVFSQGFKLRNTLVTNGEYLEFMHDGGYEDFRHWLGEGWDLVNLHGWKAPEYWEQIDGEWHEMTLQGLRKVDPKVPVTHISFYEAEAFSSWAGKRLPTEAEWEIAARKIMPTASEGHFAENGFLHPVSPAEDEQAAIKQMLGNNWEWTHSAYLPYPGYSRAEGAIGEYNGKFMINQMVLRGGSCATPRSHIRITYRNFFHPDKRWQFSGIRLAEDL
- a CDS encoding T9SS type A sorting domain-containing protein, which codes for MKRNYFSLFGALLIAGLPAKAQSPEITQSNYSAAGDTFTLQMADTTSFSIGNAGSNETWDLSGITLNGTKVFMDATVITGTPYEDDFDAADLAIEEDDVYRYYLLNSGGFTSLGEGYEDGGINILMQHSRPEKLAEFPMEYQDMITTDIVAYTTAQGMSTERKGETTVEADGYGTLRLPGNRNYYDVLRIKVIRNYTDSTNPTGTTPFYTDGVQEIYYWYSETEKGYLARHQRILEVNRSNGNVLRKSTTAGIVPKGSGQVGIAQRAEAAEDFRIMPNPAKDRIMVNFTVKVNQPVKITLYNLLGKSVMQESFTAVTGLQQKALEVSGLPRGVYLLSVESAEGVSTRRVALH
- a CDS encoding hydroxymethylglutaryl-CoA lyase, whose product is MKIIECPRDAMQGIKEFIPTAKKAAYINQLLKVGFDTIDFGSFVSVKAIPQLKDTAAVLEKLDLSSTQTKLLAIVANVRGAEDALSHEEINAIGYPFSISEMFQLRNTNKTIDDALNDLDTIKDLCLKKERSLVTYISMGFGNPYNEEWSVEGVAEWVDRLRSFDLKIISLSDTIGAAKPEDISYLFSTLNHLYPDVEIGAHFHSHPDKWYEKIEAAYKGGCKRFDGALKGFGGCPMAKDELTGNIATENIVQFLEEEGVKTGIDQDALQEALIMANSIFPQGTK